One Myripristis murdjan chromosome 18, fMyrMur1.1, whole genome shotgun sequence DNA window includes the following coding sequences:
- the LOC115376718 gene encoding myelin protein zero-like protein 2 isoform X2 yields MAHVTSPLIFLIITWFLPVLSTKALILTAQPGDDVTLSCQAPDVDITAAEWSRTDLKKEEYVFFYQDEHTDSFKQHPSFKNRVELKDREMKNGDLSVILKNVKKNDSGTYECHIKAAGEGRRTRAIIKTDPISTIQLEVVDPDPGQVMKRDEDPAEEPAGRQLYIIVAVVGALAVIVVVVVCVKQPRHDDRPQSESDEIEMEPISINQES; encoded by the exons ATGGCTCACGTTACATCACCATTAATATTTTTGATCATCACATGGTTCCTGCCTGTGCTTTCTACTAAAG CCCTGATCCTGACAGCTCAACCTGGAGACGATGTCACCCTGAGCTGTCAGGCTCCTGATGTcgacatcacagcagcagagtggagcagaACTGACCTGAAGAAAGAAGAATATGTCTTCTTCTACCAAGACGAGCACACTGACTCATTCAAACAGCATCCATCTTTTAAGAACCGAGTGgagctgaaagacagagagatgaagaacgGCGACCTGTCTGTCATTCTGAAGAACGTGAAGAAGAACGACAGTGGAACATACGAGTGTCACATTAAAGCTGCTGGTGAAGGACGCAGGACGAGAGCCATTATTAAAACTGATCCCATCAGCACCATCCAGCTGGAGGTTGTGGATCCAGATCCAG GTCAGGTGATGAAACGGGATGAAG ATCCAGCAGAGGAACCTGCTGGGCGTCAGCTTTATATTATAGTGGCAGTAGTTGGTGCACTGgcagttattgttgttgttgttgtttgtgtgaaacAACCCAGACATGACGACCGCCCACAGTCAGAGTCTGACGAAATTGAGATGGAGCCAATCAGCATAAATCAGGAGAGTTAG
- the LOC115376718 gene encoding programmed cell death 1 ligand 1-like isoform X1: MAHVKSSSIFLIITSFLPVLSTKDLKEKARPGGDVTLICQAPDGVDITVVEWRRTDSEDLHVFLYRDGHVDSFKQHPSFKNRVELKDKEMKNGDLSVILKNVKKEDSGTYECRFKVTEAKRRKRAIIKTKPISTIQLEVVDPDPGLTEEHNEDPAEEPAGRQLYIIVAVVGALAVIVVVVVCVKQPRHDDRPQSESDEIEMEPISINQES, translated from the exons ATGGCCCACGTTAAATCATCATCAATATTTTTGATCATCACATCGTTCCTGCCTGTGCTTTCTACTAAAG ACCTGAAGGAGAAAGCCCGACCTGGAGGTGATGTCACCCTGATCTGTCAGGCTCCTGATGGTGTCGACATCACAGTGGTAGAGTGGAGACGAACTGACTCGGAGGATctacatgtttttctttatcgAGACGGACACGTTGACTCATTCAAACAGCATCCGTCTTTTAAGAACCGAGTGgagctgaaagacaaagagatgaagaacggCGACCTGTCTGTGATTCTGAAGAACGTGAAGAAGGAGGACAGTGGAAC aTACGAGTGTCGCTTCAAAGTTACTGAGGCCAAACGCAGGAAGAGAGCCATTATTAAAACCAAGCCCATCAGCACCATCCAGCTGGAGGTTGTAGATCCAGATCCAG gtctgaCAGAGGAACACAATGAAGATCCAGCAGAGGAACCTGCTGGGCGTCAGCTTTATATTATAGTGGCAGTAGTTGGTGCACTGgcagttattgttgttgttgttgtttgtgtgaaacAACCCAGACATGACGACCGCCCACAGTCAGAGTCTGACGAAATTGAGATGGAGCCAATCAGCATAAATCAGGAGAGTTAG
- the LOC115376727 gene encoding V-set domain containing T-cell activation inhibitor 1-like → MAHITSSLLLLIITWFLPVLSAEALILKARPGDDVTLSCQAPDVDIEAAEWSRADLKKEEYVFLYRDRHTDSIKQHQSFKNRVELKDKEMKNGDLSVILKNVKKEDSGTYECRFKTENVESNITEAKPTSTIKLEVVDPDTGS, encoded by the exons ATGGCTCACattacatcatcattattacttcTGATCATCACATGGTTCCTGCCTGTGCTTTCTGCTGAAG CCCTGATCCTGAAAGCTCGACCTGGAGACGATGTCACTCTGAGCTGTCAGGCTCCTGATGTCGACATTGAagcagcagagtggagcagagcTGACCTGAAGAAAGAAGAATATGTCTTCCTTTACcgagacagacacactgactcAATCAAACAGCATCAGTCTTTTAAGAACCGGGTGgagctgaaagacaaagagatgaagaacggCGACCTGTCTGTGATTCTGAAGAACGTCAAGAAGGAGGACAGTGGAACATATGAGTGTCgctttaaaacagaaaatgtggaaAGCAACATTACTGAAGCCAAGCCCACCAGCACCATCAAGCTGGAGGTTGTGGATCCAGATACAG GGTCCTGA